The Daucus carota subsp. sativus chromosome 2, DH1 v3.0, whole genome shotgun sequence genome includes a window with the following:
- the LOC108208502 gene encoding protein SMALL AUXIN UP-REGULATED RNA 16, with product MANKSIISKKKNGIVKLKVVVEKLQRSFLLGKKSWDHEGVPEDVKEGHFAVIAEEENEYKRFVVPLRYLSHPTFLSLLEQAADEYGFDHGGALTVPCRPAQLQKILAQESRRLGLM from the coding sequence ATGGCTAATAAGTCCATTATTAGCAAGAAAAAGAATGGGATTGTGAAGCTCAAAGTGGTAGTGGAGAAACTACAAAGGAGTTTTCTTTTGGGTAAAAAATCGTGGGATCACGAGGGTGTCCCGGAGGATGTCAAGGAAGGGCACTTTGCGGTGATCGCCGAAGAGGAAAATGAATACAAGAGATTCGTGGTGCCGTTGAGGTATCTTTCTCATCCGACGTTCTTGTCGTTGTTGGAGCAAGCTGCGGATGAGTATGGATTTGATCATGGTGGTGCATTGACGGTTCCGTGCCGGCCGGCTCAGCTGCAGAAGATATTGGCTCAAGAGAGCCGGAGGCTAGGGCTGATGTAA
- the LOC108210107 gene encoding dolichol kinase EVAN: MASSLFSGERVVVALFTFRIIYSTSPSLLYESVSLSLLFLFSLFVEISLESSPSHSSLLNTRPGASSGVLLGAVSLPGVMFSRLLLNSRALLVNEIGPEDLEYMWLQYWATTASCFSVLVYLCFILRNQFSHNHLLSLHGYWRNKLNIGFIALCAALFCVSTAKSFSGRYTTLLLFWVLLHGLATVRLIQHVLHTFPACASVGEALLVTSGLVIYFGDMFACTLVKIYGYLVSSEFNSIHSGIERSEISTIIQGVLLGLLLFPFFFKYVILIWQQITNSAYTEAREDHQRGKAALFYASLACILILIVPSWMQLVHDFPAHPLLWIFDFVFSEPLKRLSLCIYWVSVIYASVLRFYNISKSSKIERILLRKYYHLMAVLMFVPALILQPKFLNLAFGAALAAFLVLEIIRVWRIWPLGHLVHQFLNAFTDHRDSDLLIVSHFSLLLGCALPIWMSSGFNDRPLAPFAGILSLGIGDTMASMVGHKYGVLRWSKTGKKTIEGTAAGITSVLAACSILLPILATTGYIFTQHWFSLLLAVTLSGLLEAYTAQLDNAFIPLVFYSLLCI, translated from the exons ATGGCTTCATCGCTGTTTAGCGGCGAGAGAGTCGTGGTAGCTCTATTCACCTTCCGTATAATTTATTCCACCTCCCCCTCTCTGCTCTACGAATccgtttctctctctctcctctttctcttctctctcttcgTCGAGATCTCTCTCGAATCGTCTCCTTCGCACTCCTCCTTGTTGAACACGCG GCCTGGAGCTTCTTCGGGGGTTCTTCTCGGTGCGGTGTCGTTGCCAGGTGTTATGTTTTCGAGGTTGTTATTAAATTCACGTGCGCTTTTGGTCAATGAAATTGGACCTGAAG ATCTTGAATATATGTGGTTGCAATATTGGGCTACAACTGCTAGCTGTTTCAGTGTGCTGGTTTATCTTTGTTTTATACTGCGCAACCAGTTCAGCCACAATCATTTGTTAAGTTTACACGGTTATTGGCGAAACAAATTGAACATAGGTTTCATAGCATTATGTGCAGCACTTTTTTGTGTGTCTACTGCAAAATCTTTTAGCG GTCGGTATACGACACTATTGTTATTTTGGGTACTCCTTCATGGATTAGCAACTGTGAGATTGATTCAGCATGTGCTCCATACTTTTCCAGCATGTGCATCAGTTG GCGAGGCACTTCTAGTTACAAGTGGCCTTGTAATATATTTCGGAGACATGTTTGCATGTACTCTTGTGAAG ATTTATGGATACCTGGTATCATCAGAATTTAATTCTATTCATTCTGGAATTGAAAGGAGTGAGATAAGCACTATTATTCAG GGTGTGCTGCTTGGGCTGCTCCTCTTTCCATTTTTCTTCAAGTACGTTATCCTGATTTGGCAACAGATTACAAATTCAGCATACACTGAAGCCAGAGAAGATCATCAGAGGGGAAAAGCTGCTCTGTTCTATGCCTCTTTAGCATGTATCTTGATTTTGATAGTTCCTTCATGGATGCAGTTAGTTCATGATTTTCCTGCACATCCATTACTTTG GATCTTTGATTTTGTGTTCTCAGAACCTCTCAAGAGACTATCATTATGTATATACTGGGTGTCTGTTATATATGCATCAGTGCTccgattttataatatatcaaaGAGCAGTAAGATTGAAAGGattcttcttcgaaagtactaCCATTTAATGGCTGTTCTGATGTTTGTACCTGCTCTTATTTTACAG CCAAAGTTTCTCAATTTGGCATTTGGTGCAGCTTTGGCGGCTTTCCTTGTGCTAGAAATTATTCGA GTATGGAGAATTTGGCCTCTGGGACACCTTGTGCATCAGTTTTTGAATGCTTTTACTGATCATCGTGACTCTGATCTTCTTATTGTTAG CCACTTTTCACTTTTATTGGGCTGTGCACTTCCGATCTGGATGTCCTCTGGGTTCAATGACCGACCACTAGCTCCCTTTGCTGGAATTTTGAGCCTCGGAATTGGAGATACTATG GCCTCAATGGTTGGTCACAAGTATGGGGTTCTAAGGTGGAGTAAGACGGGCA AGAAAACTATTGAAGGCACTGCAGCCGGCATAACATCTGTCCTGGCTGCTTGCTCTATTCTACTTCCAATTTTGGCCACAACTGGATATATTTTTACACAG CATTGGTTTTCTCTTCTACTAGCTGTGACGTTGAGTGGGTTGTTAGAGGCTTACACAGCACAGCTTGATAATGCTTTTATACCTCTAGTCTTCTACAGCCTGCTTTGCATATAA